The following are encoded together in the Panicum virgatum strain AP13 chromosome 6K, P.virgatum_v5, whole genome shotgun sequence genome:
- the LOC120712697 gene encoding uncharacterized protein LOC120712697 isoform X1 codes for MLLPPHPCPLGPLRASSSSSSLGARLRLRPCLQFPSSPSHAPLLSRSPPPRWPPPLRAHASGSGEPVRRRGAFGLDALLSAAELLCFAPPAICSLVCAARLVFSPSSASAGPLPLADGRLLVLQYVLLVGAVAIGSLIRRRQSGRLRPPSGAADRAGMGLVERMDKVEDSVRGMVAAVGVLSRTVEKLSVRFRVLRRTLRDPISETANLAQKNSEATRILAAQEGLLEKEIGAIQKLLYAMQEQQQKQLDLILAIGEASTILGGEQDMLDGGSARSSSADPAPEIENKQAKVSAGAVTGDTNPDFII; via the exons ATGCTGCTACCGCCGCATCCATGTCCCCTCGGGCCgctccgcgccagctcctcctcctcctccctcggcgcgcgcctccgcctccgcccctgcCTCCAGTTCCCGTCCTCTCCTTCCCATGCTCCGCTCCTCTCCCGAAGCCCTCCTCCCCGATGGCCTCCGCCGCTTCGCGCCCACGCGTCCGGTAGCG GCGAGCcagtccgccgccgcggcgccttcGGCCTCGACGCGCTCCTCTCGGCCGCGGAGCTGCTCTGCTTCGCGCCGCCGGCAATCTGCTCGCTGGTCTGCGCCGCGCGCCTCGTCTTCTCGCCAAGCAGCGCCAGCGCGGGGCCGCTGCCGCTCGCGGACGGGAGGCTGCTTGTCCTGCAGTACGTGCTCTTGGTGGGCGCGGTGGCGATTGGGAGCCTGATACGGCGGAGGCAGTCGGGGCGGCTTCGCCCGCCGAGCGGCGCTGCGGATCGGGCGGGGATGGGATTGGTGGAGAGGATGGACAAGGTGGAGGACAGTGTGAGGGGCATGGTGGCGGCCGTTGGTGTGCTGTCGAGGACCGTTGAGAAGCTTAGCGTCAGGTTTAGGGTGCTACGGAGGACATTGAGGGACCCTATCAGTGAG ACAGCAAATTTAGCACAGAAGAATTCTGAAGCCACTCGTATACTAGCTGCTCAAGAAGGCCTTCTTGAAAAAGAAATTGGCGCAATTCAAAAGTTGCTATATGCAATGCAG GAACAACAGCAGAAGCAACTTGACCTAATCCTTGCAATTGGGGAAGCAAGCACGATACTAGGTGGTGAACAAGACATGTTAGACGGGGGCAGTGCTAGATCTTCCAGCGCAGATCCAGCTCCAGAAATAGAGAACAAACAGGCAAAAGTAAGCGCTGGAGCTGTTACAGGCGACACAAACCCTGATTTTATCATCTGA
- the LOC120712697 gene encoding uncharacterized protein LOC120712697 isoform X2 translates to MLLPPHPCPLGPLRASSSSSSLGARLRLRPCLQFPSSPSHAPLLSRSPPPRWPPPLRAHASGSGEPVRRRGAFGLDALLSAAELLCFAPPAICSLVCAARLVFSPSSASAGPLPLADGRLLVLQYVLLVGAVAIGSLIRRRQSGRLRPPSGAADRAGMGLVERMDKVEDSVRGMVAAVGVLSRTVEKLSVRFRVLRRTLRDPISETANLAQKNSEATRILAAQEGLLEKEIGAIQKLLYAMQVMFRCSFSDIS, encoded by the exons ATGCTGCTACCGCCGCATCCATGTCCCCTCGGGCCgctccgcgccagctcctcctcctcctccctcggcgcgcgcctccgcctccgcccctgcCTCCAGTTCCCGTCCTCTCCTTCCCATGCTCCGCTCCTCTCCCGAAGCCCTCCTCCCCGATGGCCTCCGCCGCTTCGCGCCCACGCGTCCGGTAGCG GCGAGCcagtccgccgccgcggcgccttcGGCCTCGACGCGCTCCTCTCGGCCGCGGAGCTGCTCTGCTTCGCGCCGCCGGCAATCTGCTCGCTGGTCTGCGCCGCGCGCCTCGTCTTCTCGCCAAGCAGCGCCAGCGCGGGGCCGCTGCCGCTCGCGGACGGGAGGCTGCTTGTCCTGCAGTACGTGCTCTTGGTGGGCGCGGTGGCGATTGGGAGCCTGATACGGCGGAGGCAGTCGGGGCGGCTTCGCCCGCCGAGCGGCGCTGCGGATCGGGCGGGGATGGGATTGGTGGAGAGGATGGACAAGGTGGAGGACAGTGTGAGGGGCATGGTGGCGGCCGTTGGTGTGCTGTCGAGGACCGTTGAGAAGCTTAGCGTCAGGTTTAGGGTGCTACGGAGGACATTGAGGGACCCTATCAGTGAG ACAGCAAATTTAGCACAGAAGAATTCTGAAGCCACTCGTATACTAGCTGCTCAAGAAGGCCTTCTTGAAAAAGAAATTGGCGCAATTCAAAAGTTGCTATATGCAATGCAGGTGATGTTTCGTTGCAGCTTCTCTGACATTTCTTAA
- the LOC120712698 gene encoding protein EXORDIUM-like 2: MAHHCLALLPTLLAAAAGAGAATPRQLFLVSQPPVTLTNHHGQLLTGNYSVNLLWYGRFTPAQRAVVADFLLSLSAPSVATASAAAPSVAAWWATTARYHPGAARLTLGRQVLDPSLSLGRRLSEASLAALAARLSPHRGSVAVVVTAPDVLVDGFCLSRCGLHASATSSAAAPAAAHGAGAPPAARGRGRFAYAWVGNSADQCPGECAWPFHQPSYGPQAPPLVAPNADVGMDGVVINLATLLAGAVTNPYGGGFFQGPSEAPLEAVTACTGVFGAGAYPGYPGQLPVDAATGASYNAVGVAGRRFLLPAMWDPKTSQCSTLV; this comes from the coding sequence ATGGCCCACCACTGCCTCGCGCTCCTCCCCaccctcctcgccgcggccgccggcgccggcgcagccACGCCGAGGCAGCTGTTCCTCGTCAGCCAGCCGCCCGTGACGCTGACCAACCACCACGGCCAGCTGCTCACCGGCAACTACTCCGTGAACCTGCTCTGGTATGGCCGCTTCACCCCGGCGCAGCGCGCCGTCGTGGCCGacttcctcctctccctctcggcGCCCTCCGTGGCCACGgcctccgcggccgcgcccTCCGTGGCGGCGTGGTGGGCCACCACGGCGCGGTACCACCCGGGCGCGGCGCGCCTCACGCTCGGCCGCCAGGTGCTCGACCCCTCGCTCTCCCTCGGGCGCCGGCTCTCGGAGGCCTcgctggccgccctcgccgcgcgcctctCCCCGCACCGCGGCTCCGTCGCCGTCGTGGTCACGGCGCCCGACGTCCTCGTTGACGGATTCTGCCTCTCCCGCTGCggcctccacgcgtcggccacctcgtccgccgccgcgccagcggcagcccacggcgccggcgctccGCCCGCCGCACGCGGGCGCGGCCGGTTCGCGTACGCGTGGGTGGGGAACTCGGCGGACCAGTGCCCCGGGGAGTGCGCGTGGCCGTTCCACCAGCCGTCGTACGGCccgcaggcgccgccgctggtggcACCGAACGCGGACGTCGGGATGGACGGCGTGGTGATCAACCTCGCGACGCTGCTGGCCGGCGCCGTGACCAACCCGTACGGCGGCGGGTTCTTCCAGGGCCCCTCCGAGGCGCCGCTGGAGGCCGTGACGGCGTGCACGGGCGTGTTCGGCGCGGGCGCCTACCCGGGGTACCCCGGCCAGCTGCCGGTGGACGCCGCCACGGGCGCCAGCTACAACGCCGTCGGCGTCGCGGGGCGCCGGTTCCTCCTCCCGGCCATGTGGGACCCCAAGACCTCGCAGTGCTCCACCCTCGTGTAG